GAAGCTCGTCTCCGGGTCTTGCTACCTACCGCATCCTGATAAAGAGGCGACGGGAGGAGAGGATGCTCACTTTATCTGCGCAGAGGAGCAAGCGTTGGGTGTTGCAGATGGTGTGGGAGGTTGGGCGGAGCTTGGTATCGATGCGGGTTACTACTCTCGTGAGCTTATGTCTAACTCTGTGAACGCAATCCAAGACGAGCCTAAAGGATCGATTGATCCTGCCAGAGTATTGGAGAAGGCTCATACTAGTACAAAGTCGCAAGGGTCTTCAACGGCTTGCATCATAGCGTTGACGGACCAGGGACTTAACGCGATCAACCTAGGGGACAGCGGGTTCATGGTGGTCCGTGAAGGGCATACCGTTTTCCGCTCTCCCGTTCAACAGCATGACTTCAACTTCACGTATCAGCTGGAGAGTGGGAGCAACGGCGATTTGCCAAGCTCCGGTCAGGTGTTCACGGTTGCTGTAGCTCCTGGAGACGTGATAATAGCTGGAACAGACGGATTATTCGACAATTTGTACAACAACGAGATCACAGCCATAGTGGTTCAAGCGGTGAGAGCTGGAACAGATCCTCAGGTGACAGCACAGAAGATTGCAGCTTTGGCGAGGCAAAGAGCACAGGACAAGAACAGACAGACTCCATTCTCTACGGCAGCGCAAGATGCTGGATTCAGATACTATGGAGGTAAGCTTGATGACATTACAGTTGTAGTCTCTTATGTGGCGGCTTCGAAAGAAGTAGGGAAAACATTGAAATGAAGATACAAATACAGATGTTGTGTGATGTGTTGAGTTTCTTAAGGTTTGTGTTTTGCAGAGAGACCtctcttgtttttgtttggtggCTTGTGAGCAAGCCGGATCAACtgattatatttgatttttttgatatatgtgttgtatatgtaaataaaaggagaaagagaacTTGTGTTGGATTATGAATAGCGCGTTAGCCGTAATTGATTCGCACACCCACTGGACTTGCAAAATCTACTAACACGCCCACAATATAAGTCTCTGGTGGAGTTTCTCTGTCACATAATTCactttcttttatctttttacttTGACTACATATCTTAACTACATAGTCACTCAAAGTTTCACTTTCTTTGTTGATCAAGATTCTCATTCTACTCTACATTTAGCATTGAAGTGCATCATTTTTAGCTGTCAAAGCAATGAGTGCATGACTTAGTCATTTGAGGAACCATTACTGTACATCACCAGCATCAAGTTTACTTAAGTTTCTACTTTCTAATAAGGCTTAGGCCTCGTTGaccagtaaaaaaaaacaattaggtCCCAACTCTCAAGTCATTTGGCTGTGAGAAAAACTGACTCGTACACAGATTTAGATATAAAGTGAAAATGGTTTGACGAAAACAGTCAACAGAGAGTATGTGTGATGATAAGCTCCCCGTTAGAAGAAGGATCTAAAGAAGCTTTGATCCCTATGGATGATAGACCTTCCACTCCCACTGTGACTGGCTTTCCTAGTAGCTTCACTCCTTGCTTCCAATATCTTTCATCTGCACGATAGATAATGTGATAAAAAAGGATTGCAACAAAACCTATAAATATATTCGCCTCCTGAAACTAACATGTTAGATAACCCTATTCTACCCCTCCTGAAAGTACAATCCATCCATCAACAACAGCCTTAAGTCGTCAAATTAAATCCAAATTACATGTTAGTAACCACAGGCATTATTTCGAACCGCTTTATGAGTACAGTGAGAGTTATGAGTTTCATACCCGGTCCTGTTGAGATCACGATTGAGTTTTCTTTGTCCATCACCCAATCCATCCACAATGCAATTCCATGGCATACACCGGGTTTGGTAAACTCAATCTGTTTGCAGAGAAAATGCATTCATCAGAGTTGTTTGTACTAATGATGCATGCCTCTGCAAACTGTCTGCATGTACGTAATATATACGTTCTGAATTCTCCAACGAACATACCTGGACTTCCCCAGAACATGGACCTGCGATGGGCTTGGAGAAATCAAACTCCATAACTGTGAATTCCTTGCTAAGTTTCTGCAGATTTTCCAAGAACAGGAACAATCTTAACGTTAACCCAACGCTTGTTTAGTACACAATTTTAAGAActtatgttcaaaaaaaaagaacttttgTTTACCTTTGTCTCTCCACATTGCCAGACAAAAAAGGGCAAACAAGGACTGTCTTTACCAGAAGGTAGATCACCACATCCCCCTAAAGTTGTATTCACCAGTGCATGGTCAAACCCTTCTACACTCCCAAGGCAACAACGGCTCTTCCAAAGATCCTGCACCATAAGCCAgttaatgaataatatataagcaAACGCGTCTCTGTTTTAGAATTGGTAAGAAATGATAAAGACTACTTACAGGAAGATACATTGCGCAACCTCTCAAAACTCCTTTATACGGCATCACCACTGCATCTTTTGACAGGACAGAATCCAGTAGAGTTCTGTCTTTCCTTCACGCATACCAGAAAGCAAATCAGCCAACCGTTAGCAAAACTTTATAGCGTCTTTTTCAAAGCTAAGCGATCAATCCAATAGCAACAATTACCAGAATCTGAGATTCTGCCAGGGAAGCCCGCTTTCAAGTCCGTAGTAGTATGGCTCTCCAATCAGTAGATCAA
The Brassica napus cultivar Da-Ae chromosome A1, Da-Ae, whole genome shotgun sequence DNA segment above includes these coding regions:
- the LOC106446216 gene encoding probable protein phosphatase 2C 55 gives rise to the protein MLPVREGLQKQVKILIGLGFGGYRGFHSRFAHPNGFLEPASSDLLLSNERRNLSVLGALSRTFSVPSVSGPAFQVCGYHIDLLLSDASLRSVGESMASLGGSKSLFLDPLVSGVTVCGDGHSRGRVSMRLRGRDHGDNNNSTVYGYFAYRAAKKWIAFNPKTGGLGFRGLHSSLLSRFSAGNAPDVSFDSSPAEEQVKGSSSDSVADKLCVKPLKLVSGSCYLPHPDKEATGGEDAHFICAEEQALGVADGVGGWAELGIDAGYYSRELMSNSVNAIQDEPKGSIDPARVLEKAHTSTKSQGSSTACIIALTDQGLNAINLGDSGFMVVREGHTVFRSPVQQHDFNFTYQLESGSNGDLPSSGQVFTVAVAPGDVIIAGTDGLFDNLYNNEITAIVVQAVRAGTDPQVTAQKIAALARQRAQDKNRQTPFSTAAQDAGFRYYGGKLDDITVVVSYVAASKEVGKTLK